The following proteins are encoded in a genomic region of Mycobacterium kiyosense:
- the fbpC gene encoding diacylglycerol acyltransferase/mycolyltransferase Ag85C — protein MSFLKEMRKLRGAAETMPRRLTIAAVGAALLAGLVGAVGATSPASAFSRPGLPVESLQIPSPSMGRNIKVQFQGGGAHAVYLLDGLRAQDDYSGWDINTPAFEEFYGSGLSVIMPVGGQSSFYSDWYQPSQGNGQGYTYKWETFLTREMPAWLQANKGVSPAGNAAVGLSMSGGSALILAAYYPQMFPYAASLSGFLNPSEGWWPTLIGLAMTDSGGYNANSMWGPSTDPAWKRNDPMVQIPRLVANNTRIWVYCGNGTPSDLGGDNMPAKFLEGLTLRTNQQFQQTYAATGGRNGVFQFPSNGTHSWNYWNQQLMAMKPDMLAVLNAVNTPPPPAPAAPGAPAAPGAPGQPAT, from the coding sequence ATGTCGTTCTTGAAAGAGATGCGAAAGCTGCGTGGCGCCGCCGAAACCATGCCCCGCAGGCTGACGATCGCGGCCGTGGGTGCTGCCTTGCTGGCCGGTCTCGTCGGCGCGGTCGGCGCAACAAGCCCCGCGAGTGCGTTCTCCCGGCCGGGCCTGCCGGTCGAAAGCCTGCAGATCCCGTCACCGTCGATGGGCCGCAACATCAAGGTCCAGTTCCAGGGCGGCGGCGCGCACGCCGTCTACCTGCTCGACGGCCTGCGCGCCCAGGACGACTACAGCGGCTGGGACATCAACACCCCCGCGTTCGAGGAGTTCTACGGTTCCGGGCTGTCGGTGATCATGCCCGTGGGCGGCCAGTCCAGCTTCTACAGCGACTGGTACCAGCCCTCGCAGGGCAACGGCCAGGGGTACACCTACAAGTGGGAGACCTTCCTGACCCGGGAGATGCCGGCCTGGCTGCAGGCCAACAAGGGCGTCTCACCGGCCGGCAACGCGGCCGTCGGCCTTTCCATGTCGGGCGGTTCGGCGCTGATCCTGGCGGCCTACTACCCGCAGATGTTCCCCTACGCCGCGTCGCTGTCGGGCTTCCTGAACCCGTCCGAAGGGTGGTGGCCGACGCTGATCGGCCTGGCGATGACCGACTCGGGCGGGTACAACGCCAACAGCATGTGGGGGCCGTCCACCGACCCGGCCTGGAAGCGCAACGACCCCATGGTGCAGATTCCGCGGCTGGTCGCCAACAACACCCGGATCTGGGTCTACTGCGGCAACGGCACCCCCAGCGACCTCGGCGGTGACAACATGCCGGCGAAGTTCCTCGAGGGCCTCACGCTGCGCACCAACCAGCAGTTCCAGCAGACCTACGCCGCCACCGGCGGGCGCAACGGCGTGTTCCAGTTCCCCAGCAACGGCACCCACTCCTGGAACTACTGGAACCAGCAGCTGATGGCGATGAAGCCCGACATGCTGGCCGTCCTCAATGCGGTCAACACACCCCCGCCGCCCGCGCCGGCTGCCCCCGGCGCTCCGGCTGCCCCCGGCGCGCCGGGCCAACCGGCAACCTAA
- a CDS encoding transport permease protein — MSAERAATPPMNLVHAPRGLDRVRATASRVGAFAIVELQKLRHDRTELVTRMVQPALWLLIFGTTFSHLRVIDTGNVSYLAFLAPGIIAQSALFISIFYGIQIIWDRDAGVLAKLMVTPAPASALITGKAFAAGVRSVAQVVGVLALAYLMRIGLTVNPIRILAAMAAVMLGAAFFACLSMTLAGLVRSRDRLMGIGQAITMPLFFASNALYPVDVMPGWLHALSKVNPLSYEVDVLRSLLIGTPFHLVDVAVLLVAPVIGVVTASKVLRRLVA; from the coding sequence ATGTCGGCTGAGCGCGCCGCCACCCCGCCGATGAACCTGGTCCACGCCCCGCGCGGACTCGACCGGGTCCGGGCGACCGCGAGCCGGGTCGGCGCCTTCGCGATCGTCGAGCTGCAGAAGCTGCGTCACGACCGCACCGAACTCGTGACCCGGATGGTGCAACCCGCGCTCTGGCTGCTGATCTTCGGAACCACGTTCAGCCACCTGCGCGTCATCGACACCGGAAACGTTTCCTATCTGGCTTTTCTCGCGCCGGGCATCATCGCGCAGTCGGCGCTGTTCATTTCCATCTTCTATGGCATCCAGATCATCTGGGATCGCGATGCCGGGGTGTTGGCCAAGCTGATGGTGACGCCGGCGCCCGCGTCGGCGCTGATCACCGGCAAGGCATTCGCCGCCGGAGTGCGGTCGGTGGCCCAGGTCGTCGGTGTACTGGCGCTGGCGTACCTGATGCGAATCGGGTTGACGGTCAACCCGATTCGCATCCTTGCGGCGATGGCCGCCGTGATGCTCGGCGCCGCGTTCTTCGCCTGCCTGTCCATGACGCTGGCCGGGCTGGTGCGCAGCCGTGACCGGCTGATGGGCATCGGCCAGGCGATCACGATGCCGCTGTTCTTCGCGTCCAACGCGCTCTACCCGGTGGATGTGATGCCGGGCTGGCTGCACGCGCTGAGCAAGGTCAACCCACTGAGTTACGAGGTGGATGTGCTGCGGTCGCTGTTGATCGGCACCCCATTCCACCTGGTGGACGTCGCGGTGCTGCTGGTTGCGCCGGTGATCGGCGTCGTCACGGCGTCAAAGGTGTTGCGGCGCCTGGTCGCATAG
- a CDS encoding ABC transporter ATP-binding protein produces the protein MTAAIDCRHLTYRYGQHLAVDDVTFDVQPGETMGLLGPNGAGKTTVVRVLTTLAPVQDGELSIFGMDARRQTIDIRSNIGYVPQQLSIETALTGRQNVEWFARLYGVPRAERTDRVEQALAAMDLLDVADKLASSFSGGMVRRLEVAQALVNRPSLLVLDEPTVGLDPIARDGVWTQVKSMQEMFGMTVLLTTHYMEEADALCDRVALMHHGALQAVGTPDELKATVSPTATLEDVFRHYAASGLDAGPADMREIRSSRRTARHVG, from the coding sequence ATGACCGCGGCCATCGACTGCCGGCACCTGACCTATCGCTACGGTCAACACCTCGCCGTCGACGACGTGACCTTCGACGTACAGCCCGGCGAGACGATGGGTCTGCTCGGCCCCAACGGTGCCGGCAAGACGACCGTGGTGCGGGTGCTGACCACGCTGGCTCCGGTCCAGGACGGCGAACTGAGCATTTTCGGGATGGATGCGCGGCGGCAGACCATCGACATCCGCAGCAATATCGGCTATGTGCCGCAACAACTTTCGATCGAAACCGCGTTGACCGGCCGGCAGAACGTGGAGTGGTTCGCCCGGTTGTACGGCGTTCCCCGCGCCGAGCGCACCGACCGGGTGGAGCAGGCGCTGGCCGCCATGGACCTGCTCGACGTGGCCGACAAGCTCGCGTCGAGCTTCTCCGGCGGCATGGTCCGCCGACTCGAAGTGGCACAAGCGCTGGTGAACCGCCCGTCGTTGCTGGTGCTCGACGAGCCGACGGTGGGCCTGGATCCGATTGCGCGCGACGGGGTCTGGACGCAGGTCAAGAGCATGCAGGAGATGTTCGGCATGACCGTACTGTTGACCACCCACTACATGGAGGAAGCCGACGCGCTGTGTGATCGGGTCGCGCTGATGCACCACGGTGCGCTGCAGGCGGTGGGAACGCCGGATGAGCTGAAGGCCACCGTGTCGCCAACCGCAACCCTCGAAGACGTATTCCGTCACTACGCCGCGTCAGGACTGGACGCCGGGCCGGCGGACATGCGCGAAATCCGGTCCAGCAGAAGGACAGCACGCCATGTCGGCTGA
- a CDS encoding MarR family transcriptional regulator: MSTHTDLAADIPRTLGRFRRQLRRAVGTWYSPGRLSESQAELLRLVSHRPGVSVSVAAAELGLVPNTASTLVTKLCCAGLLERTPDPADRRVSRLRLTESAQQVMDATAHLRRAVLTDLLDELDEHQIGVLAQGLEVLETMTKMLQERKP, translated from the coding sequence GTGAGCACGCACACCGATCTCGCCGCCGACATTCCGCGGACCCTGGGCAGGTTCCGCCGCCAGCTGCGACGCGCGGTGGGCACCTGGTACTCACCCGGGCGGCTGTCGGAGTCGCAGGCCGAGTTGCTGCGGCTGGTCTCCCACCGGCCGGGCGTCTCGGTCAGCGTCGCCGCCGCCGAACTCGGGCTGGTGCCCAACACCGCCTCCACCCTGGTGACCAAACTGTGCTGCGCGGGCCTGTTGGAACGTACCCCCGATCCTGCCGACCGCCGGGTCAGCAGGTTACGGCTCACCGAGTCGGCCCAGCAGGTGATGGACGCGACGGCGCACCTGCGGCGTGCGGTGCTCACCGACCTGCTCGACGAGCTTGACGAGCACCAAATCGGGGTATTGGCCCAGGGATTGGAGGTCCTCGAAACGATGACCAAAATGCTGCAGGAACGAAAGCCATGA
- a CDS encoding phosphoesterase, translated as MRLLLIADTHVPKRARDLPAEVWDQVAAADVVIHAGDWVVPGLLDELEARSRRLVACWGNNDGPELRARLPERADVVLAGLRFTVVHETGAAAGRDARMSRLYPDTDVLVFGHSHLPWDTTSQTGLRLLNPGSPTDRRRQPHCTYVTATAHNGALTDVVLHRINK; from the coding sequence ATGCGGCTGCTCTTAATCGCTGACACGCACGTCCCCAAACGGGCACGCGACCTGCCTGCCGAGGTGTGGGATCAGGTCGCTGCCGCCGACGTCGTCATCCATGCCGGCGATTGGGTGGTGCCCGGGCTGCTCGACGAACTCGAAGCCAGGTCACGCCGCCTCGTGGCCTGCTGGGGCAACAACGACGGCCCCGAGTTGCGCGCGCGGCTACCCGAGCGCGCCGATGTGGTGCTGGCCGGGCTGCGTTTCACCGTGGTACACGAGACCGGTGCCGCGGCCGGTCGCGACGCGCGCATGTCGCGGCTCTACCCCGACACCGACGTGCTGGTCTTCGGCCACAGCCACCTCCCGTGGGACACCACTTCGCAGACCGGCCTGCGGCTGCTGAACCCGGGCTCGCCGACGGATCGCCGCAGGCAGCCGCACTGCACCTATGTGACCGCCACCGCACACAACGGCGCGCTGACCGACGTCGTTCTACACAGGATCAATAAATAG
- a CDS encoding putative enoyl-CoA hydratase 1 has translation MRTFESVADFAAAAGETLGQSDWVTISQEEVNLFADATGDHQWIHVDPERAATGPFGTTIAHGFMTLSLLPRLHHEIYTVNGVKLAINYGLNKVRFPSPVPVGSRVRATSSLVSVDDLGNGAVQGILSTTIEIDGAAKPACVAESIIRYVT, from the coding sequence ATGCGCACCTTCGAGTCAGTCGCCGACTTCGCCGCCGCGGCGGGCGAGACGCTCGGGCAGAGCGACTGGGTGACGATCAGCCAGGAAGAGGTCAACCTGTTCGCCGACGCGACCGGCGACCACCAGTGGATCCACGTCGACCCGGAGCGAGCCGCCACGGGGCCGTTCGGGACGACCATCGCCCACGGTTTCATGACCTTGTCGCTGCTACCGCGACTGCACCACGAGATCTACACCGTCAACGGCGTCAAGCTGGCGATCAACTACGGCCTCAACAAGGTTCGCTTCCCGTCACCGGTTCCGGTGGGTTCCCGGGTACGCGCGACGAGCTCGCTGGTGAGCGTCGACGACCTCGGTAACGGCGCGGTGCAGGGCATCCTGTCGACCACCATCGAGATCGACGGGGCGGCCAAGCCGGCCTGTGTCGCCGAAAGCATCATTCGCTACGTCACCTAG
- the fadE1 gene encoding acyl-CoA dehydrogenase: MWDFETDPEYQAKLDWVEEFMVSELEPLDLVALDPYDKQNAEMVAILRPLQQRVKEQGLWAAHLTPDLGGQGFGQVKLALLNEILGRSRWAPSVFGCQAPDSGNAEILALFGTEQQKARYLQPLLDGEITSCYSMTEPQGGSDPGLFVTSAKRDGDDWIINGEKWFSTNAKHASFFIVMAVTNPEGRTYQKMSLFIVPAETPGIEIIRNVGVGAESSKRATHAYVRYRDVRVPADHVLGGEGQAFMIAQTRLGGGRIHHAMRTIALARRAFDMMCERAVSRQTRHGRLSDFQMTQEKIADSWIQIEQFRLLVLRTAWLIDKHHDYQKVRRDIAAVKVAMPQVLHDVAQRALHLHGALGVSDEMPFVKMLVAAESLGIADGATELHKMTVARRTLREYQPVTTPFPSQHIPTRKAEAEARLAARLEHAIAEF; the protein is encoded by the coding sequence GTGTGGGACTTCGAGACCGATCCGGAATATCAGGCGAAGCTCGACTGGGTCGAAGAGTTCATGGTCAGCGAACTCGAGCCGCTGGACCTGGTGGCACTCGACCCGTACGACAAGCAGAACGCCGAGATGGTGGCGATCCTGCGCCCGTTGCAGCAGCGGGTGAAGGAGCAGGGCCTGTGGGCCGCGCACCTGACGCCCGATCTCGGCGGGCAGGGTTTCGGTCAGGTCAAGCTGGCGCTGCTCAACGAGATCCTGGGCCGTTCCCGGTGGGCTCCCTCGGTGTTCGGTTGCCAGGCACCGGATTCGGGCAACGCCGAGATCCTGGCGCTGTTCGGCACCGAACAGCAGAAGGCCCGGTACCTGCAGCCGCTGCTGGACGGCGAGATCACGTCCTGCTATTCGATGACCGAGCCGCAGGGCGGATCGGACCCGGGGCTGTTCGTCACCTCGGCCAAGCGCGACGGTGACGATTGGATCATCAACGGCGAGAAGTGGTTTTCCACCAACGCCAAGCACGCGTCGTTCTTCATCGTCATGGCGGTCACCAACCCCGAAGGCCGTACCTACCAGAAGATGTCGCTGTTCATCGTGCCGGCCGAGACACCCGGTATCGAGATCATCCGCAATGTCGGGGTCGGCGCCGAGTCGTCGAAACGAGCCACCCACGCCTACGTTCGCTACCGCGACGTCCGGGTGCCCGCCGACCATGTGCTCGGCGGCGAGGGACAGGCGTTCATGATCGCCCAGACCCGCCTCGGCGGGGGCCGCATCCATCACGCGATGCGCACAATCGCGTTGGCGCGCCGGGCATTCGACATGATGTGCGAGCGCGCGGTGTCACGGCAGACCCGGCACGGCCGGTTGTCGGATTTCCAGATGACCCAGGAGAAAATCGCCGACAGCTGGATCCAGATCGAGCAGTTCCGGCTGCTGGTGCTGCGCACCGCCTGGCTGATCGACAAGCACCACGACTATCAGAAGGTGCGCCGCGACATCGCGGCGGTGAAGGTCGCGATGCCGCAGGTGCTGCACGACGTCGCGCAGCGGGCGCTGCACCTGCACGGCGCCCTGGGCGTCTCCGACGAGATGCCGTTCGTCAAGATGCTGGTGGCCGCCGAGTCGCTGGGCATCGCCGACGGCGCCACCGAGCTGCACAAGATGACGGTGGCCCGCCGCACGCTGCGCGAATATCAGCCTGTGACAACGCCTTTCCCGTCCCAACACATACCGACCCGCAAGGCCGAAGCCGAGGCGCGACTGGCCGCCCGACTGGAACACGCGATCGCCGAGTTCTGA
- a CDS encoding GCN5-like N-acetyltransferase has product MSEVTPQARPARKSDVRELGQTLGRAFYDDPVAMWILPDDDKRRRHLGRVFATMTRHHHLAGGGVEVACDGPEIGAAALWDPPNRWRESGRAQLAQIPTFLRVFGAKSARGRAVQELMKRAHPEEPHWYLAAIGSDPSVRGQGFGQVLMRSRLQRCDAEYCPAYLESSKPENVPYYQRFGFRVTGELEVPDGGPTLWAMWRDPR; this is encoded by the coding sequence GTGAGTGAGGTGACCCCGCAAGCGCGTCCGGCGCGCAAATCCGATGTCCGCGAGCTGGGCCAAACCCTGGGCCGGGCGTTCTACGACGATCCGGTGGCGATGTGGATTCTGCCCGACGACGACAAGCGGCGCCGGCACCTGGGTCGCGTGTTCGCCACCATGACCCGTCATCACCATCTGGCCGGTGGTGGCGTCGAAGTGGCCTGCGACGGGCCGGAGATCGGTGCGGCCGCCCTGTGGGATCCGCCGAACCGGTGGCGGGAGTCGGGCCGGGCGCAGCTGGCGCAGATCCCGACGTTCCTGCGGGTGTTCGGCGCTAAATCCGCTCGCGGTCGCGCTGTGCAGGAGCTGATGAAGCGCGCACATCCCGAAGAGCCGCACTGGTACCTCGCGGCGATCGGCAGCGACCCGTCGGTGCGCGGCCAGGGCTTCGGCCAGGTGCTGATGCGATCCCGCCTGCAGCGCTGCGACGCCGAGTACTGTCCGGCCTATCTGGAGTCCTCCAAGCCCGAGAATGTGCCGTATTACCAGCGTTTCGGGTTCCGGGTCACCGGAGAGCTCGAGGTTCCCGACGGCGGGCCCACATTGTGGGCGATGTGGCGTGATCCGCGTTGA
- a CDS encoding TetR family transcriptional regulator has product MNSRTPSSHSRRTSREKNRDGGSREERKEATRRAIIAAALKLLNERSFSGLSLREVTREAGIVPAAFYRHFDSMEALGLVLIDESFRSLRDTLRGARAGKLDPNRVIESSVEILIGSVAEQREHWRFISRERSTGLSVLRYAIRTEIRLITSELATDLARFPRLNEWSTEDLNVLASLFVNAMIVTAEAIEDAQSAEALEEIHRIAVKQLRMIAIGVARWKSET; this is encoded by the coding sequence GGGGGCTCACGCGAAGAACGCAAGGAAGCCACCCGGCGGGCCATCATCGCCGCGGCCCTGAAGTTGCTCAACGAGCGCAGCTTCAGCGGCCTGAGCCTGCGCGAGGTCACCCGTGAAGCCGGGATCGTGCCCGCCGCGTTCTACCGCCACTTCGACTCGATGGAGGCACTCGGGCTGGTCCTGATCGACGAATCGTTCCGCAGCCTGCGCGACACGTTGCGGGGCGCGCGGGCCGGCAAACTCGACCCGAACCGGGTGATCGAATCGTCGGTGGAGATCCTGATCGGCAGCGTCGCCGAACAACGCGAACACTGGCGCTTCATCTCGCGCGAGCGCTCTACCGGACTCTCGGTGCTGCGCTACGCCATCCGCACCGAAATCCGGCTCATCACCTCCGAACTGGCCACCGACCTGGCCCGCTTCCCGCGGCTCAACGAATGGAGCACCGAGGATCTCAACGTGCTGGCAAGCCTTTTCGTCAACGCGATGATCGTGACCGCCGAGGCCATCGAGGACGCGCAGAGCGCCGAGGCGCTCGAAGAGATCCACCGGATCGCGGTCAAGCAGCTGCGCATGATCGCGATCGGCGTCGCGAGGTGGAAGAGCGAAACCTAG